In Hamadaea flava, a genomic segment contains:
- the galT gene encoding galactose-1-phosphate uridylyltransferase yields MKHTSIRLADGRELIYFDEADDAVRASVDQRDLAAPPAPTQLRRDPLTEEWVAIASSRQGRPLLPPTSECPLCPSKPDYFTEIPADDYDVAVFENRFPSFSTSAAIEPGSLSGEPPEVRSDLSDGYPSTRPGVGRCEVVCFTPDHESSFGKLPESRVRTVLAALAQRTAELSQVPGVEQVFCFENRGVEIGVTMHHPHGQIYAYPYVTPRTRQHLAAARRHLAATGRNLYADVLAAEIADGARVLARNDHWTAFVPAFARWPFEVHLAPHRQVPDLAALSDEEREAAAPLWLSLVRGFDALFHSAMPYIAAWHQAPVREDRELAYLHLQLFSIRRGPGKLKYLAGSESAMGAFVNDIPPEEAAAALRAAMQATLS; encoded by the coding sequence ATGAAGCACACCTCGATCCGCTTGGCCGACGGCCGGGAGCTGATCTACTTCGACGAGGCCGACGACGCCGTACGCGCCTCGGTGGACCAGCGGGATCTGGCCGCGCCCCCCGCGCCGACCCAGCTGCGGCGCGACCCGTTGACCGAGGAGTGGGTGGCGATCGCGAGCAGCCGCCAGGGTCGCCCGCTGCTCCCCCCGACCAGCGAGTGCCCGCTCTGCCCGTCGAAGCCCGACTATTTCACGGAGATCCCGGCCGACGACTACGACGTCGCGGTCTTCGAGAACCGGTTTCCCTCGTTCTCCACCAGCGCGGCGATCGAGCCGGGGAGTCTCTCGGGCGAGCCGCCAGAAGTGCGGTCAGACCTGAGCGACGGCTACCCGAGCACCCGGCCCGGCGTCGGCCGATGTGAGGTCGTCTGCTTCACGCCGGACCACGAGTCGTCCTTCGGCAAGCTGCCGGAGAGCCGGGTGCGCACCGTCTTGGCGGCGCTGGCGCAGCGTACTGCCGAACTGTCCCAGGTTCCGGGCGTCGAGCAGGTCTTCTGCTTCGAGAATCGCGGGGTCGAGATCGGTGTCACGATGCACCATCCACACGGGCAGATTTATGCGTACCCCTATGTGACGCCGAGGACCCGGCAGCATCTCGCGGCCGCGCGCCGCCACCTCGCCGCCACGGGCCGCAACCTCTACGCGGACGTCCTGGCCGCGGAGATCGCTGACGGTGCGCGCGTGCTCGCGCGCAACGACCACTGGACCGCCTTCGTGCCGGCCTTCGCGCGCTGGCCGTTCGAGGTCCATCTCGCGCCGCACCGCCAGGTCCCGGACCTCGCCGCGCTGTCCGACGAGGAGCGCGAGGCCGCAGCCCCGCTGTGGCTTTCACTGGTACGCGGTTTCGACGCGCTCTTCCACAGCGCCATGCCATACATAGCGGCCTGGCATCAGGCACCGGTACGCGAGGACCGGGAGCTGGCCTATCTGCACCTGCAGCTGTTCAGCATCCGGCGCGGGCCGGGGAAGCTGAAGTACCTGGCCGGGTCGGAGTCGGCGATGGGCGCGTTCGTCAACGACATCCCGCCGGAGGAGGCCGCGGCTGCGCTCCGTGCCGCAATGCAGGCGACCTTGTCGTAG
- a CDS encoding DeoR/GlpR family DNA-binding transcription regulator: MLAAQRQSAILDAVRSTGGVRVADLVDRFGVSDMTIRRDLEMLSDRGLILKVHGGATALRPGATEEPGFAAKAELHQRQKDAIAEKAAGLVQPGTAIALSAGTTTARLAQRLTAVEGLTVVTNSIPVADLFHRAGRPDQTVVLTGGVRTPSDALVGPIASAAVRSLHVDLLFLGVHGMSARAGFTTPNLLEAETDRALIDSARRTVVVADSSKWDVVGIATIADLAAAHVLVTDDQLPDEAREALTHAEIV; encoded by the coding sequence GTGCTGGCGGCACAGCGGCAGTCCGCGATCCTCGACGCGGTCCGCTCGACCGGGGGCGTACGCGTGGCCGACCTGGTGGACCGGTTCGGCGTGTCGGACATGACGATTCGCCGTGACCTGGAGATGTTGTCCGATCGTGGGCTGATCCTCAAGGTGCATGGGGGTGCGACGGCGCTGCGGCCGGGGGCCACCGAGGAGCCCGGGTTCGCCGCCAAGGCCGAGCTGCATCAGCGGCAGAAGGACGCGATCGCGGAGAAGGCCGCCGGGCTCGTCCAGCCGGGTACGGCGATCGCGCTGTCGGCCGGAACGACGACCGCCCGGCTCGCCCAACGGTTGACCGCGGTCGAGGGCCTGACGGTGGTGACCAATTCGATCCCGGTCGCCGATCTCTTCCACCGCGCCGGCCGCCCGGACCAGACGGTCGTGCTGACCGGCGGTGTGCGTACGCCGTCGGACGCGTTGGTGGGCCCGATCGCGAGCGCGGCGGTCCGGAGCCTGCACGTCGACCTGTTGTTCCTCGGCGTACACGGGATGAGCGCCCGCGCCGGGTTCACCACCCCGAACCTGCTGGAGGCGGAGACCGATCGGGCGTTGATCGACTCCGCCCGGCGGACGGTCGTGGTGGCCGACTCCTCGAAGTGGGACGTCGTCGGCATCGCCACGATCGCTGATCTCGCGGCGGCGCACGTGCTGGTCACCGATGATCAGCTGCCCGACGAAGCTCGCGAAGCCCTCACCCACGCCGAGATCGTGTGA
- a CDS encoding WecB/TagA/CpsF family glycosyltransferase, with product MGNERVRLAGREFDAITEEEVAAHVVEALSRGEGGRIVTPNVDILRLADSDRPIAAEVRSFLDDATLVVADGMPLVWASKLAGNPLPERVAGASLIWTVSQAIGDIAGSVYLLGGAPVPSAIEPEEGDDWLLMASAVGVAGRSADGAHRAAAELAGACPGLIIAGCAAPPFGFDADPDQYAPVLDAVIAARPDVCFVGLGFPRQERVITDLRDALPSTWFLGCGAAINFIAGEQQRAPIWMQRSGLEWAHRLAQEPRRLASRYLRHDAPYAVRLLAGAALRRP from the coding sequence GTGGGAAATGAGCGCGTGAGACTGGCCGGCCGGGAATTCGACGCGATCACCGAGGAAGAGGTCGCCGCACATGTCGTCGAGGCGCTGAGCCGGGGCGAAGGCGGCCGGATCGTCACCCCGAACGTGGACATCCTGCGGCTCGCCGACAGCGACCGGCCCATCGCGGCCGAAGTCCGCAGCTTCCTCGACGATGCGACCCTGGTGGTGGCCGACGGCATGCCGCTGGTGTGGGCGAGCAAACTCGCCGGAAACCCGCTGCCCGAACGGGTCGCGGGCGCCAGCCTGATCTGGACCGTCTCGCAGGCGATCGGGGACATCGCCGGATCGGTCTACCTCCTCGGTGGCGCGCCGGTGCCGTCCGCGATCGAACCGGAGGAGGGCGACGACTGGCTGCTCATGGCGTCCGCCGTGGGCGTCGCCGGGCGCAGCGCCGACGGAGCGCACCGCGCGGCCGCCGAACTCGCCGGCGCCTGCCCGGGCCTGATCATCGCGGGCTGTGCCGCGCCACCGTTCGGCTTCGACGCCGACCCCGACCAGTACGCCCCCGTCCTGGACGCCGTCATCGCGGCACGCCCGGACGTCTGCTTCGTCGGCCTGGGCTTCCCCCGGCAGGAACGGGTGATCACCGACCTGCGCGACGCCCTGCCGTCGACCTGGTTCCTCGGCTGCGGCGCGGCGATCAACTTCATCGCGGGCGAGCAGCAGCGCGCCCCGATCTGGATGCAGCGCAGCGGCCTGGAATGGGCGCACCGGCTCGCCCAGGAACCCCGGCGGCTCGCCTCACGCTACCTGCGGCACGACGCCCCGTACGCCGTCCGCCTGCTGGCCGGCGCCGCCCTCCGCCGCCCCTAA
- a CDS encoding sulfotransferase — protein sequence MARVIFLGGLGRSGTTLIERVLGEVPGICAVGELVHLWQRDLRDDEKCACGSHFWGCDFWERVGIAAFGGWHRVDVHRVLALRELVERTRHIPRLATRVPAGYADLVREYADYYVRIYEAAAAVSGAEVIVDSSKHSALAHVLRYATRVEPALDLRVLHVVRDARGVAYSWTKNVLRPEAAADEMTRYSPARSALLWTAHNAAFSLLRRRGVRVRTLRYEEFLADPEATLRRLVTFAGLDPSAVDLGWLERDQVTLSVSHSAAGNPMRFTTGLVPLQRDDAWRTHLAPRQRAVVNAVCAPMLKAYGYELGVKR from the coding sequence ATGGCGCGGGTGATTTTCCTCGGCGGGCTGGGACGCAGCGGCACGACGCTGATCGAGCGCGTCCTCGGCGAGGTGCCGGGCATCTGCGCGGTCGGCGAGCTGGTCCATCTCTGGCAGCGCGACCTGCGTGACGACGAGAAATGCGCCTGCGGCAGCCACTTCTGGGGCTGCGACTTCTGGGAACGCGTCGGCATCGCGGCGTTCGGAGGCTGGCACCGGGTCGACGTGCATCGCGTACTCGCGCTGCGCGAGCTGGTCGAACGCACGCGCCACATCCCGCGCCTCGCGACTCGCGTGCCCGCCGGCTATGCCGATTTGGTACGCGAGTACGCCGACTACTACGTCCGCATCTACGAGGCAGCGGCCGCCGTCAGCGGAGCCGAGGTGATCGTGGATTCGTCGAAGCATTCCGCGCTCGCGCATGTGCTCCGCTATGCCACGCGGGTGGAACCAGCCCTCGATCTGCGGGTGCTGCATGTCGTGCGGGACGCGCGTGGGGTGGCGTACTCGTGGACGAAGAACGTGCTGCGGCCCGAGGCGGCCGCCGACGAGATGACCCGATACTCCCCGGCCCGCTCGGCTCTGCTGTGGACGGCGCACAACGCCGCGTTCTCGCTGCTCCGCCGCCGAGGCGTACGCGTACGCACCTTGCGCTACGAGGAGTTCCTCGCCGATCCGGAGGCCACCCTGCGACGGCTGGTCACGTTCGCCGGGCTCGACCCGTCGGCGGTGGACCTCGGCTGGCTGGAACGGGACCAGGTGACGCTGAGCGTGTCGCACAGCGCCGCGGGGAACCCGATGCGGTTCACCACCGGACTTGTTCCGCTGCAACGCGACGACGCCTGGCGTACGCACCTCGCGCCGAGACAGCGGGCCGTCGTGAACGCCGTCTGCGCGCCGATGCTGAAGGCGTACGGGTACGAGCTGGGGGTCAAGCGATGA
- a CDS encoding glycosyltransferase family 2 protein translates to MTTWPSVDVVVPTRDRPELLTRTLNGILEQDYEGPVRILVVYDQAEPDPSRESAEDRPVTVLCNSRIPGLAGARNTGILACTAELVAFCDDDDVWVPNKLRDQVTALRQHAEAEMVTCAIEVRYAERRSIRLAGRDLVTVDDLARSRMAMLHSSGFLFRRAALVDPTGLGLVAEDAPGSQNEDWDLLLRAARRHPILHVDEPLVRVLWGRSSFYAYEYATKISSLRWMMARHPEIKGCPPGAARVYGQLACWSAAAGNRTDAWKWTRETVRANWREPRAAIALAALTGAVRIERVLSALHKHGHGI, encoded by the coding sequence ATGACGACCTGGCCCTCGGTGGACGTGGTGGTGCCGACCAGGGATCGGCCCGAACTGCTCACCCGTACGCTCAACGGCATTCTCGAGCAGGACTACGAAGGCCCGGTACGCATCCTCGTCGTCTACGACCAGGCCGAGCCCGACCCGTCCCGGGAATCCGCCGAGGACCGTCCGGTGACCGTGCTCTGCAATTCGCGTATTCCTGGATTGGCGGGAGCCCGGAACACCGGAATCCTGGCCTGTACCGCGGAGCTGGTTGCCTTTTGTGACGACGATGACGTGTGGGTGCCGAACAAGCTGCGGGACCAGGTGACGGCCCTGCGCCAGCACGCGGAGGCCGAGATGGTGACCTGCGCGATCGAGGTGCGGTACGCGGAGCGGCGCAGCATCCGACTGGCCGGGCGCGACCTGGTGACCGTCGACGACCTGGCGCGGTCGCGGATGGCGATGCTGCACTCCTCCGGCTTCCTGTTCCGGCGCGCGGCGCTCGTCGATCCCACCGGGCTGGGCCTGGTCGCGGAGGACGCGCCGGGCAGCCAGAACGAAGACTGGGACCTGCTGCTGCGGGCGGCGCGACGGCACCCGATCCTCCATGTCGACGAGCCACTCGTCCGGGTGCTCTGGGGCCGGAGTTCGTTCTACGCCTACGAGTACGCCACCAAGATCTCGTCGCTGCGCTGGATGATGGCCCGGCACCCCGAGATCAAAGGCTGCCCACCGGGCGCCGCCCGGGTCTACGGCCAGCTCGCCTGCTGGTCGGCGGCGGCGGGAAACCGGACCGACGCCTGGAAATGGACTCGGGAAACCGTACGCGCCAACTGGCGGGAACCGCGCGCCGCGATCGCGTTGGCGGCCCTTACCGGTGCCGTCCGCATCGAACGGGTCCTGAGCGCCCTCCACAAACACGGCCACGGCATCTGA
- a CDS encoding glycoside hydrolase family 26 protein translates to MRRFVAVVAVGLLALTACSPPPDEPAPTPSALDKVAPHPGPFAGGAVTPPATGAWLGAWVRPAQLTQAGRIAAVRQYEESLGRRLRIVNTYRRIDEPFDTYSDRQLGRKGSTLMLSWATGDTRSITLGHTDRELRTRAAELRRFGDPVLLRVRWEMDRPNLAATMWSAADYIAAWRHIRAVFAEEGVRNVAWVWCPTAEGFAAGRAAAYYPGDDTVDWVCVDAYAGSKFASLKDLLTPFLTWAAQHPKPIVVGEFGVARTWGPTVRTRWIREAGDFVRGWPQIKAVAYFESDPDGNGEKGQFRLAGDATAFATFRSAFP, encoded by the coding sequence GTGAGGCGCTTCGTCGCCGTGGTGGCGGTCGGACTGCTGGCTCTGACGGCGTGCTCACCGCCGCCTGACGAGCCGGCGCCGACCCCCTCAGCCTTGGACAAAGTCGCGCCCCATCCCGGGCCGTTCGCCGGTGGCGCGGTGACTCCGCCCGCCACCGGCGCCTGGCTCGGCGCGTGGGTCCGGCCGGCCCAGCTCACCCAGGCCGGCCGGATCGCCGCGGTACGCCAATACGAGGAGTCGCTCGGCCGCCGCCTCCGGATCGTCAACACGTACCGGCGGATCGACGAGCCGTTCGACACCTACAGCGACCGCCAGCTGGGCCGCAAGGGCAGCACGCTCATGCTCAGCTGGGCCACCGGTGACACCCGCTCGATCACCCTCGGCCACACCGACCGGGAGCTGCGTACGCGGGCCGCGGAGTTGCGCCGCTTCGGCGACCCGGTCCTGCTGCGCGTCCGCTGGGAGATGGACCGGCCGAACCTGGCCGCCACGATGTGGAGCGCGGCAGACTACATCGCGGCGTGGCGGCACATCCGGGCCGTGTTCGCCGAAGAAGGCGTACGCAACGTCGCCTGGGTGTGGTGCCCCACCGCCGAAGGCTTCGCGGCCGGGCGAGCCGCCGCGTACTACCCCGGCGACGACACGGTCGACTGGGTCTGCGTCGACGCGTACGCCGGGAGCAAGTTCGCGTCGCTGAAAGACCTGCTCACGCCGTTCCTCACCTGGGCGGCGCAGCACCCCAAGCCCATCGTCGTCGGAGAGTTCGGCGTCGCCCGCACGTGGGGCCCCACCGTGCGTACGCGGTGGATCCGGGAAGCCGGCGACTTCGTCCGGGGCTGGCCGCAGATCAAAGCAGTGGCGTACTTCGAGTCTGATCCGGACGGCAACGGGGAGAAAGGACAGTTCCGGCTGGCCGGCGACGCGACGGCGTTCGCCACCTTCCGCTCCGCCTTCCCCTGA
- a CDS encoding lipopolysaccharide biosynthesis protein: MTTENPTRTQAPSQRGAGSHRDALTSTARGGVANLLGAGLAGVAGLGVTWLVARGLGAEQAGSFFAATAAFTLVGGVARLGTVTGLVYWPARLRALSTPELIGACLRVALPPVFLAGLVLTGVTFWLAPVLTPEYAGPLRALAFFLPLAALADALLAATRGYRQMRPTVLLEKITRPALQLVLLGLVFLVGAPVAVWAVAWAGPYLPVCVAAGYLLWRLANPLGSRSRIRMSKAAVIAWISLIRRKPAADGMGWRFWRFTAPRALANVAQTALQRIDVLLVAALAGLAAAAAYSVAGRFVVVGQLANGAISQAVQPRLAEALAVGDLPTARRLYQTATGWLILTSWPLHLTILQYAGDYLGLFGTHYRQAAPVVRVLALVMLLATGCGMVDMVLAMGGRTVWNLVNVLAALIAMVAVDLLLIPALGIVGAALGLACAVAVNNLLPLAQIVVTMRLHPFGGDTLAAVLLTSVSFGAVPVALHASPPWLAIGAGAVAYLLGVVLLRRRLPMTPLSRRV, encoded by the coding sequence ATGACCACGGAGAACCCGACTCGCACCCAGGCGCCCTCGCAACGCGGAGCTGGTTCGCACCGGGACGCGCTGACCTCGACCGCGCGCGGCGGCGTCGCGAACCTGCTGGGCGCGGGCCTGGCCGGGGTCGCGGGCCTCGGCGTGACCTGGCTGGTCGCGCGCGGACTGGGGGCCGAGCAGGCGGGTTCGTTCTTCGCGGCCACGGCCGCGTTCACGCTGGTGGGTGGGGTGGCCCGGCTGGGGACGGTGACCGGGCTGGTGTACTGGCCGGCCCGGCTGCGCGCACTGTCCACACCGGAGCTGATCGGGGCGTGCCTGCGGGTCGCCCTGCCACCGGTGTTCCTCGCGGGACTGGTGCTCACGGGGGTCACCTTCTGGCTGGCCCCCGTGCTGACCCCGGAGTACGCCGGACCGCTGCGGGCGCTCGCGTTCTTCCTGCCGCTCGCCGCGCTCGCCGACGCATTGCTGGCCGCGACCCGCGGCTACCGGCAGATGCGCCCGACCGTGCTGCTGGAGAAGATCACCCGGCCGGCGTTGCAACTGGTCCTGCTGGGCCTGGTCTTCCTCGTCGGCGCACCGGTGGCCGTCTGGGCCGTCGCGTGGGCCGGGCCGTACCTGCCGGTCTGCGTCGCCGCCGGCTACCTCCTCTGGCGCCTGGCCAATCCATTGGGCAGCAGATCACGGATACGCATGTCAAAAGCGGCCGTGATCGCCTGGATATCCCTGATCCGCAGGAAACCCGCAGCGGACGGGATGGGGTGGCGGTTCTGGCGGTTCACCGCGCCCCGCGCTCTCGCCAACGTCGCCCAGACCGCCCTGCAACGCATCGACGTGCTGCTGGTCGCCGCGCTCGCCGGGCTGGCCGCCGCGGCGGCGTACTCCGTCGCGGGGCGGTTCGTCGTCGTCGGCCAGCTCGCCAACGGCGCCATCTCGCAGGCGGTGCAGCCCCGGTTGGCCGAGGCACTCGCGGTCGGCGACCTGCCCACCGCGCGGCGGCTGTATCAGACCGCGACCGGCTGGCTCATCCTCACCTCCTGGCCGCTGCACCTGACGATCCTCCAGTACGCCGGGGACTACCTCGGCCTGTTCGGCACGCACTACCGGCAGGCCGCCCCGGTGGTACGCGTACTGGCGTTGGTGATGCTGCTGGCCACCGGCTGCGGGATGGTCGACATGGTGCTCGCCATGGGCGGCCGAACCGTCTGGAACCTCGTCAACGTTCTCGCGGCCCTGATCGCGATGGTCGCTGTGGATCTTCTCCTCATCCCGGCGCTCGGGATCGTCGGCGCCGCTCTCGGGCTGGCCTGCGCGGTCGCCGTGAACAACCTGCTGCCCCTCGCCCAGATCGTGGTCACGATGCGGCTGCACCCCTTCGGCGGCGACACCCTCGCCGCCGTGCTGCTGACCTCCGTCAGCTTCGGCGCGGTGCCGGTCGCGCTGCACGCGTCCCCGCCTTGGCTGGCCATCGGAGCCGGGGCGGTCGCGTACCTGCTGGGGGTGGTGCTGCTGCGCCGCCGCCTGCCTATGACCCCATTGAGCCGGCGGGTCTGA
- a CDS encoding sulfotransferase domain-containing protein, which yields MNSSTVPEPVKRIIHAGSRSFGRLTAGSRMLPSFLICGGQRCGTTSLYRALSQHPLILKAVLHKGVHYFDTNYHRGPDWYRAHFPLRRAAERLLDEHGYPGQTFESSPYYLYHPHAAARIARDLPGVRVIVLVRDPVERAHSQHAHEVARGFELEADFARALSLETSRLRGQQARLTADPFAYSFAHQHHAYRARGEYAIALEQLAHQLGRDSILVQEAEEFFTDPKTVYERVQNFLGLPHLGFPEFEQHNARPRETELPDEIHAELRAHFAPHDAALTAWLGRTPAWRA from the coding sequence GTGAACTCCAGCACCGTGCCCGAACCCGTCAAACGCATCATCCACGCCGGATCCCGCTCGTTCGGCCGGCTCACCGCCGGCTCCCGCATGCTGCCCTCGTTCCTGATCTGCGGCGGGCAGCGCTGCGGAACCACGTCGCTCTACCGCGCGCTCTCGCAGCATCCGCTGATCCTCAAGGCGGTGCTGCACAAGGGAGTGCACTACTTCGACACGAACTACCACCGCGGGCCGGACTGGTACCGCGCCCACTTCCCGCTGCGCCGGGCGGCCGAGCGGCTGCTCGACGAACACGGCTATCCGGGGCAGACCTTCGAGTCGAGCCCGTACTACCTCTACCACCCGCACGCGGCCGCCCGGATCGCGCGCGACCTGCCTGGCGTACGCGTGATCGTGCTCGTCCGCGACCCGGTCGAGCGGGCGCACTCGCAACACGCACATGAAGTGGCACGGGGCTTCGAGCTCGAGGCCGACTTCGCCCGCGCGCTCTCCCTCGAAACGAGCCGGCTGCGGGGCCAGCAGGCCCGGCTGACCGCCGACCCGTTCGCGTACTCGTTCGCCCATCAGCACCACGCGTACCGGGCCCGAGGCGAGTACGCCATCGCGCTGGAGCAGTTGGCGCATCAGCTCGGCCGGGACAGCATCCTCGTCCAGGAGGCCGAAGAGTTCTTCACCGACCCGAAGACGGTCTACGAACGAGTGCAGAACTTCCTCGGCCTGCCGCACCTGGGCTTCCCCGAATTCGAGCAGCACAACGCTCGGCCCCGGGAGACCGAACTGCCCGACGAGATCCACGCGGAGCTCCGCGCGCACTTCGCACCACACGATGCGGCCCTGACCGCCTGGCTTGGGCGTACGCCTGCCTGGCGAGCATGA
- a CDS encoding aminoglycoside phosphotransferase family protein: MSPVTTAPAQLTAADAQLRHQYLAEVLDLLYPAPCSLTGDGPDRVAEYLVVPHARRPKLLIPMGSRRVAAAAVRRFAEPQTRLAKLKRDAVVAALRTGAWPALLRDRVRINAPSPGADSIDSYLERHLQAPLSISIHIGPARANRKPVLQLLTPTGRTFGFTKLGTGPLTRRLVRAETAALTALSHIDLKEVSVPQVLHTGQWHGHQVLVQSALPIWRDRVPLGPERLTTAMLEVARAVGTTRGWLATSPYWADLRNRLVQVADHADGAPLLDAARTLIDRSGDVPLTYGAWHGDWAPWNMACVDSDDGSDVLVWDWERFTPGVPMGFDALHYELQRRIQSDADARACVADVVAQASTLLDPFDVIPDGREVTALLYLVDLAARYLADRQAEAGARLGVLGTWLLPVLIDRVRRLT, translated from the coding sequence ATGAGCCCGGTGACCACCGCTCCGGCCCAGCTGACCGCGGCCGACGCCCAACTACGCCATCAGTACCTCGCCGAAGTCCTCGACCTGCTGTATCCGGCGCCCTGTTCGCTCACCGGCGACGGACCGGACCGAGTCGCGGAGTATCTCGTCGTGCCGCACGCGCGGCGGCCGAAGCTGTTGATCCCGATGGGGTCCCGGCGGGTCGCCGCCGCGGCCGTACGCCGATTCGCCGAGCCGCAGACCCGGCTCGCCAAGCTCAAACGGGACGCCGTCGTGGCGGCGCTGCGCACCGGGGCGTGGCCGGCGCTCCTGCGTGACCGCGTACGCATCAACGCACCGTCGCCCGGGGCCGACTCCATCGACAGCTACCTGGAACGGCACCTGCAGGCGCCGCTCAGCATCAGTATCCACATCGGACCGGCGCGGGCCAATCGGAAGCCGGTCCTGCAACTGCTCACGCCGACCGGGCGTACCTTCGGCTTCACCAAGCTGGGGACCGGCCCGTTGACCCGACGGCTCGTCCGGGCCGAGACCGCGGCGCTGACCGCGTTGTCCCACATCGACCTCAAGGAAGTCTCCGTTCCACAGGTCCTCCACACCGGGCAGTGGCACGGGCACCAGGTGCTGGTGCAGTCCGCGCTGCCGATCTGGCGGGATCGCGTACCACTCGGGCCGGAAAGACTGACCACCGCGATGCTGGAGGTCGCCCGTGCCGTGGGGACCACCCGCGGCTGGCTGGCCACCAGCCCTTACTGGGCCGACCTGCGCAACCGCCTGGTGCAGGTGGCCGATCACGCCGACGGGGCGCCGCTGCTGGACGCCGCACGGACCCTGATCGACCGCAGCGGCGACGTACCGCTGACCTACGGCGCCTGGCACGGCGACTGGGCGCCCTGGAACATGGCCTGCGTCGACAGCGACGACGGGTCCGACGTGCTGGTGTGGGACTGGGAACGGTTCACCCCGGGCGTCCCGATGGGCTTCGACGCCCTCCACTACGAGCTGCAACGCCGCATCCAGTCCGACGCCGACGCGCGTGCCTGCGTGGCCGACGTGGTCGCCCAGGCGTCCACACTGCTCGATCCATTCGACGTGATCCCCGACGGGCGCGAGGTCACCGCGCTGCTCTACCTCGTGGACCTCGCCGCCCGTTATCTGGCCGACCGCCAGGCCGAGGCGGGTGCGCGCCTCGGCGTCCTCGGAACCTGGCTGCTTCCCGTGCTCATCGACCGCGTCCGGAGGCTGACGTGA